Proteins co-encoded in one Nicotiana sylvestris chromosome 7, ASM39365v2, whole genome shotgun sequence genomic window:
- the LOC104239344 gene encoding protein RICE SALT SENSITIVE 3, translating into MVGSGATDRSKEAVGMMALHEALRSVCLNTEWTYSVFWTIRPRPRVRGGNGCKVGDDNGSLMLMWEDGFCRGSLEEMEGEDLVRKAFSKMSIQLYNYGEGLMGKVASDKCHKWVFKEPTECEPNISNYWQSSFDALPSEWTDQFESGIQTIAVIQAGHGLLQLGSCKIIPEDLHFVLRMRHTFESLGYQSGFYLSQLFSSTRTGSPSSTMPLKQPTMPIRPPPPLFNWGPRPMPSVSSLLSSPNFQNSARLGMHHQSKDESHMFLHPHSSAPRMEDHMMGADHENDIKWPNGLTFFSALTGRNDDSRILFNPDNLGTKPEHNQHPLSLDGRTSKPNSDASSLHNNGSANPNDFLSLDNHADSVRKMDKFKRSLTLPARMASSSNSSTSHDQHQNNPGEYRNEGGMYPDVMDRFLE; encoded by the exons ATGGTGGGCTCAGGAGCAACAGATAGGAGCAAAGAAGCAGTTGGGATGATGGCCCTTCATGAAGCACTAAGAAGCGTCTGTCTCAACACAGAGTGGACTTACTCTGTCTTCTGGACCATTCGTCCTCGCCC GAGAGTTCGCGGTGGTAATGGTTGCAAAGTTGGAGATGACAATGGTAGCTT GATGTTGATGTGGGAAGATGGGTTCTGTAGAGGGAGCTTGGAAGAGATGGAGGGTGAAGATCTAGTGAGAAAAGCATTCAGCAAAATGTCCATTCAGTTATATAATTATGGAGAAGG GTTGATGGGAAAAGTTGCCTCTGATAAGTGTCATAAATGGGTTTTCAAAGAGCCTACTGAATGTGAACCAAATATATCCAACTACTGGCAGAGTTCATTTGATGCT CTCCCATCTGAGTGGACTGACCAGTTCGAGTCAGGGATTCAG ACTATTGCTGTAATTCAAGCCGGACATGGCCTACTGCAACTGGGATCCTGCAAAATT ATACCAGAAGACCTCCATTTCGTGCTAAGAATGAGGCACACATTTGAGTCTCTAGGCTATCAATCTGGCTTCTATCTGTCGCAGCTATTTTCTTCGACAAGGACCGGTTCACCTTCATCCACAATGCCTCTTAAGCAGCCAACTATGCCAATCCGGCCTCCTCCCCCCCTTTTCAACTGGGGGCCGAGGCCAATGCCATCAGTGTCATCACTGCTTTCCTCTCCCAACTTCCAAAACTCTGCAAGACTTGGAATGCATCATCAGTCCAAAGATGAATCACACATGTTCCTTCATCCTCATTCATCCGCACCTCGAATGGAAGATCACATGATGGGAGCTGATCATGAGAATGATATCAAATGGCCTAATGGATTGACTTTCTTCAGTGCTCTCACTGGCCGAAATGACGACTCTAGGATTCTGTTCAATCCTGATAACTTAGGAACTAAACCGGAGCATAATCAGCACCCACTTAGTCTTGATGGGAGGACTTCAAAACCAAATTCAGATGCTTCAAGTTTGCACAATAATGGCAGTGCTAATCCGAACGATTTCTTGAGTTTGGATAACCACGCGGATAGTGTTCGGAAGATGGACAAGTTCAAGAGGAGCCTCACTCTGCCTGCTAGGATGGCTTCGTCTTCTAATTCATCGACTTCACATGATCAGCACCAAAATAATCCAGGAGAATATAGGAATGAAGGAGGAATGTACCCTGATGTCATGGACAGATTCTTGGAGTGA
- the LOC138873223 gene encoding uncharacterized protein translates to MRIALQAKRKLGFVTGTYKKDTFKKELHEEWETCNAIVLSWIMNTVSTNLVSGITYASDAHLVWEDLKERFDKLNRVRIFRLHKEIATISHGADSIDSYFTRLKEMWSEYNALVPTSGCDCVKSKDYIEHIHCQRLLQFLSSLNETYEEARR, encoded by the coding sequence ATGCGAATTGCTCTTCAAGCTAAACGAAAGCTAGGGTTCGTAACTGGTACATATAAGAAGGATACCTTTAAGAAGGAATTACATGAGGAATGGGAGACATGCAATGCAATTGTGCTCTCATGGATCATGAACACTGTATCAACGAATCTCGTTAGTGGAATAACTTATGCATCAGATGCACACCTAGTTTGGGAAGACCTGAAGGAGAGGTTTGACAAGCTCAATCGAGTTCGAATTTTTCGATTACACAAAGAAATTGCAACGATTTCCCACGGAGCTGATTCTATTGATTCCTATTTCACAAGGCTGAAGGAAATGTGGTCAGAGTATAATGCTTTAGTCCCCACATCAGGTTGTGACTGTGTTAAGTCAAAAGACTATATTGAACACATTCATTGCCAAAGGCTGCTTCAATTTCTCAGTAGTCTGAATGAGACCTATGAGGAGGCAAGAAGGTAG
- the LOC104245710 gene encoding probable membrane-associated kinase regulator 3 produces MENRRRKNSSGDKFSFPIIMPVQEGQELEFEFSGSASPGSPKSPADHLFFNGKLLPHYFPCQPASNISSPISFSRSTSRTSSVSSKDSLLSSRSNSTNSRSSCSSSARTSISETSELKLIGQGKKSAFTKYMNSSSNMHTGVSQKLQFIVTPAPVMKKKRHVVVSGSKKESTTKGRKELKSRKQKKKNGKRKVRFWFFRSFFSKFISACKECHAMEPTRKERFSRH; encoded by the coding sequence ATGGAAAATCGCCGTAGAAAGAACAGTTCAGGGGACAAATTTTCATTTCCGATTATAATGCCAGTTCAAGAAGGACAAGAACTGGAATTTGAGTTTTCTGGTAGCGCATCGCCAGGGTCTCCAAAATCACCAGCAGATCATTTATTTTTCAATGGTAAACTCTTGCCACATTATTTCCCATGTCAACCAGCTAGTAATATTAGCAGTCCAATATCATTTTCGCGATCAACGAGCAGAACAAGCAGTGTTAGTAGCAAAGATTCACTCTTGTCTTCGCGCAGTAATAGCACAAACAGTAGAAGTAGCTGCAGTAGCAGTGCAAGAACAAGCATAAGCGAAACCTCTGAACTCAAACTAATTGGTCAAGGGAAAAAATCAGCTTTTACTAAGTATATGAACTCGTCGAGTAATATGCATACCGGTGTTTCACAAAAGTTGCAGTTTATTGTGACACCAGCGCCAGTTATGAAGAAAAAGCGACATGTTGTTGTTTCTGGATCTAAGAAAGAGAGTACTACCAAAGGACGCAAAGAATTAAAGTCAaggaaacagaaaaagaaaaatggtaagagGAAAGTAAGGTTCTGGTTTTTTCGAAGTTTTTTCAGCAAGTTTATATCTGCATGCAAGGAATGTCACGCTATGGAACCAACAAGAAAAGAGAGGTTTTCTCGTCATTGA